One Thermococcus sp. MV5 genomic region harbors:
- the otg gene encoding methylated-DNA--protein-cysteine methyltransferase — MITIKSFKIKNREILIAVIFDKKIQGVTFSFDGREFLQERMTSLTQYLQKRGVNVELEEKESSFPELVYKILIGDIENKKGLKDLSFEGTTAFEKKVYDTLTKKVKRGEVITYGNLAKMLRSSPRAIGGAMKRNPYPIIVPCHRVIASNNIGNYTPKREYKRFLLEIEGVKKWIS; from the coding sequence ATGATAACGATTAAGTCCTTCAAGATAAAAAACAGGGAGATTTTAATAGCAGTTATATTTGACAAAAAAATTCAAGGAGTAACATTTTCTTTTGATGGGAGGGAATTCCTTCAGGAAAGAATGACCTCTCTAACACAGTATCTTCAAAAAAGAGGAGTAAATGTTGAACTTGAAGAAAAAGAAAGTTCATTTCCAGAGCTTGTCTACAAAATCCTTATTGGTGATATTGAGAATAAAAAGGGTCTCAAGGATTTAAGCTTTGAAGGAACTACTGCATTTGAGAAGAAAGTTTACGATACACTTACAAAAAAGGTTAAAAGAGGAGAAGTCATAACATATGGTAACCTAGCTAAGATGCTTAGGAGCTCACCAAGGGCTATTGGTGGCGCCATGAAAAGGAACCCCTACCCAATAATAGTCCCTTGCCACAGGGTAATTGCTTCAAATAACATTGGAAATTATACTCCAAAAAGAGAGTATAAAAGGTTTTTACTCGAAATTGAGGGGGTGAAAAAGTGGATAAGCTGA
- a CDS encoding tetratricopeptide repeat protein has translation MDKLKAYLIGFLFLIIAIVAGIVYKWGFWMLVRIVLGLGFLSLTLMLGFFLALTLYAESWKYAGLLIIPTGISAYATYLTFTWQKLKIIGGIIVLFILGLAFGIWYISEPDLSLVDRFRSAENLEKAGKYKAAARKYEKKGNYLKAAQMYEKLGWMESAAWAYEKAEKYEKAAEIYEQLYEKEKDTYYLKEAHEYWKKAGNMERAAKALEKYAEEEPWFWEDVAKLYEELNNEEKAREAWEKALEYYKDEAQEESVFWEDVGNIAKKLGNEKLAKEAYQKFLEYCLKEVEEDPMWWKHVAEAYEYLDEKEKAEEARQKYEEYRKKIMKANEETSNFPEEEKESNN, from the coding sequence GTGGATAAGCTGAAAGCCTACCTAATTGGATTCCTGTTCCTCATTATTGCGATAGTAGCGGGCATAGTATATAAATGGGGTTTTTGGATGTTGGTAAGGATTGTCCTAGGATTAGGCTTCTTGAGTTTGACCCTTATGCTTGGATTCTTCCTAGCATTGACCCTATATGCAGAAAGCTGGAAATACGCGGGGTTGCTGATCATCCCTACTGGCATTAGTGCCTATGCCACATATCTAACCTTTACTTGGCAAAAACTCAAGATAATTGGCGGGATAATAGTCCTTTTTATCCTCGGACTAGCTTTTGGAATTTGGTATATAAGTGAACCAGATTTGAGTTTGGTAGATCGTTTTAGAAGTGCTGAAAATCTTGAGAAAGCTGGCAAGTACAAAGCTGCTGCAAGAAAATACGAAAAAAAAGGGAATTATCTAAAAGCTGCACAGATGTATGAAAAGTTAGGGTGGATGGAAAGCGCTGCATGGGCCTACGAAAAAGCAGAGAAATATGAGAAAGCCGCTGAAATTTATGAACAACTTTATGAAAAAGAAAAAGACACTTATTACTTGAAAGAGGCTCACGAATATTGGAAAAAAGCAGGAAATATGGAAAGAGCCGCAAAGGCCTTGGAAAAGTATGCTGAAGAAGAACCATGGTTCTGGGAAGACGTAGCAAAGCTCTATGAAGAGCTTAACAATGAAGAAAAAGCTAGAGAAGCGTGGGAAAAGGCCCTGGAGTACTACAAGGATGAGGCTCAAGAGGAAAGTGTCTTCTGGGAGGACGTTGGAAACATAGCAAAAAAGCTTGGCAACGAAAAACTTGCAAAAGAAGCTTATCAGAAATTCCTCGAGTACTGCCTTAAAGAAGTTGAAGAAGACCCTATGTGGTGGAAACACGTAGCAGAGGCTTATGAATACCTTGATGAAAAAGAAAAAGCCGAAGAGGCAAGGCAAAAATATGAAGAGTACAGAAAAAAGATTATGAAGGCTAATGAGGAGACCTCAAACTTTCCAGAGGAAGAAAAAGAGTCCAACAACTGA
- a CDS encoding nascent polypeptide-associated complex protein gives MKGMNPKQMQKLMKQLGIKMEELEGVKEVIIRFENKEIVITNPTVTSIVAMGEKSYQIVGKEEVREVLNIPEEDIKLVMEQTGTDYETAKKALEETKGDLAEAILKLQES, from the coding sequence ATGAAGGGTATGAATCCTAAGCAAATGCAAAAACTCATGAAGCAACTTGGAATAAAAATGGAAGAGCTCGAAGGAGTCAAAGAAGTCATAATAAGATTTGAGAATAAGGAAATTGTCATTACAAATCCCACTGTCACCAGTATAGTAGCCATGGGAGAGAAGAGTTATCAGATCGTTGGTAAAGAAGAAGTCAGAGAAGTCCTCAATATTCCAGAAGAAGATATCAAACTGGTAATGGAGCAAACAGGGACGGATTACGAAACAGCAAAAAAAGCACTAGAAGAAACAAAAGGAGATTTAGCCGAGGCTATTCTAAAACTCCAAGAATCTTAA
- the hflX gene encoding GTPase HflX: MKAIGVIRHSPRKAVNREEFEELLKSAGYEILAIVEQVREEHPKYNVGPGKLQDIKKLIAELNPDRIIFANPLTPSQSFNITKELKIDVIDKWQLVLEIFEQRAHSKEAKLQVELANLQYELPLVKEAIRRIKLGDRAGFKGMGEYQTQQYLKHIRYRMGRIRKELERVKADREVKRKRREEVGFILVALAGYTNAGKSTLLNALADEEIEARMQMFTTLDTTTRRFTINGKRALVTDTVGFIDDLPPFIVEAFHSTLEEIIRADIVLLVLDVSEPWSEIKRKFLASIEILKELRALDKPLIIALNKNDLTSKEDVQDKKKALKELVKRRGIAIHSIVSISAKKNDLNELQSSLEEIMFTLPKYRLFEILIKDKEKVPKVMALINSIGEILDVKYGETTQIFAYIQVGMIKSLTRMGVELKHPS; this comes from the coding sequence ATGAAGGCAATTGGAGTAATAAGACACTCACCAAGAAAAGCAGTAAATAGAGAAGAGTTCGAGGAGCTTCTGAAAAGTGCAGGCTATGAAATTCTAGCAATAGTAGAGCAAGTTAGGGAGGAACATCCCAAATATAATGTAGGGCCTGGAAAACTCCAAGATATTAAAAAACTGATAGCAGAACTAAACCCCGATAGGATAATATTTGCCAATCCTCTAACACCCTCACAATCATTCAACATCACAAAAGAACTCAAAATAGACGTTATTGATAAATGGCAACTGGTTCTAGAAATATTTGAACAACGAGCTCACTCAAAAGAGGCAAAGTTACAAGTAGAACTTGCTAATCTTCAATATGAGCTTCCTCTTGTTAAAGAAGCCATTAGAAGGATTAAACTTGGAGACAGAGCTGGTTTCAAGGGTATGGGTGAATACCAGACACAACAATATCTCAAACACATACGTTACCGGATGGGAAGGATAAGAAAAGAGCTTGAGAGAGTAAAGGCAGATAGAGAGGTCAAAAGAAAAAGAAGAGAGGAGGTAGGATTTATACTCGTTGCCTTAGCTGGTTACACGAATGCTGGTAAATCAACTCTTCTCAATGCTTTAGCAGATGAAGAAATCGAGGCTAGAATGCAGATGTTTACAACGCTAGACACAACGACAAGAAGATTTACAATAAATGGAAAGAGGGCGTTGGTAACTGATACCGTCGGATTTATAGACGACCTTCCGCCGTTTATAGTTGAAGCTTTTCACTCCACCTTAGAAGAGATTATTAGAGCGGATATCGTCCTGTTAGTTCTTGACGTCAGCGAACCATGGAGCGAAATAAAACGGAAGTTTTTAGCCTCAATTGAAATTCTAAAGGAGTTAAGAGCCTTGGATAAGCCTCTTATAATTGCCCTAAATAAAAATGATCTAACTAGTAAAGAAGATGTTCAGGATAAAAAGAAGGCATTAAAAGAGCTCGTCAAGAGAAGAGGGATAGCCATACATAGTATCGTCTCAATATCAGCAAAGAAAAATGATTTAAATGAACTTCAATCCTCCTTAGAGGAGATAATGTTTACCCTTCCAAAATACAGGTTATTTGAAATTTTAATAAAGGACAAAGAGAAGGTCCCTAAAGTCATGGCCCTAATAAACTCTATTGGAGAAATCCTAGATGTAAAGTACGGAGAAACCACTCAGATTTTTGCTTATATTCAAGTTGGTATGATAAAAAGCTTAACGAGGATGGGAGTGGAGTTAAAGCACCCAAGCTAA
- a CDS encoding RNA-binding domain-containing protein — MFEEIEVEAYVYPTEDIEKVKKAMLNLVFPLEFDAFDKGEYILLVGKTRDKKALQRLYELFRGQQILDTARAMLEDGYFGEEIIIKVHKQVAYVGKVNFNEESPLGPITIIIRTRDPQRLMKWLAPRTKDGVPIE, encoded by the coding sequence ATGTTTGAAGAAATTGAGGTAGAAGCTTACGTTTATCCCACGGAAGACATAGAAAAAGTAAAAAAAGCAATGCTTAACTTAGTGTTCCCCTTGGAGTTTGATGCGTTTGATAAGGGTGAATATATATTGTTAGTGGGTAAAACGAGGGATAAAAAGGCCCTACAAAGACTTTATGAACTTTTTAGAGGACAACAAATATTGGATACAGCAAGAGCGATGCTTGAAGATGGATATTTTGGCGAAGAAATAATAATAAAAGTTCATAAACAAGTTGCCTATGTTGGGAAAGTCAACTTTAATGAAGAATCCCCGTTAGGACCAATAACAATTATAATAAGAACAAGAGACCCGCAACGACTCATGAAATGGCTAGCTCCTAGGACAAAAGATGGGGTTCCAATAGAATAG
- the pepQ gene encoding Xaa-Pro dipeptidase PepQ — MIRIEKIRGYLKENGIDVALITSAPNLFYFTGSAPLIGGYLVIDSDEEILLVPELEYEQAKEESKIPVEKFKKIDEVYEYLKRFNTIAVEGSMSLSFSKSLKEKSEIKELKLLDEIIKELRMIKTEEEIRVIEDACRLADIGVMTAIEEVSEGKKEKEVAAKVEYIMKMEGAEKAAFDTIIASGYRSALPHGTASDKRITKGDLVVMDLGAFYRHYNSDITRTIVVGSPNEKQKEIYEIVLEAQKKAVDSAKPGITTKELDSIARDIISEYGYGDKFIHSLGHGLGLQVHEWPRVSQHDETVLKEGMVITIEPGIYIPKFGGVRIEDTVVITKNGAKRLTKTERELI; from the coding sequence ATGATAAGGATTGAAAAGATCAGGGGATATCTCAAAGAAAATGGAATAGATGTAGCTTTAATCACGAGCGCTCCAAATCTCTTCTACTTCACTGGGAGTGCACCGCTCATTGGAGGATACCTAGTTATAGACTCTGATGAAGAAATACTCCTCGTACCAGAGCTGGAGTATGAACAAGCAAAAGAGGAGTCAAAGATCCCTGTTGAGAAATTCAAAAAAATAGACGAGGTTTACGAATATTTAAAACGATTTAACACAATTGCAGTAGAAGGCTCTATGAGTCTCTCATTTAGTAAAAGTTTGAAAGAAAAATCGGAAATTAAAGAGCTTAAACTCTTGGATGAAATTATAAAAGAACTCAGAATGATAAAAACTGAAGAAGAGATAAGAGTTATTGAAGATGCTTGCAGATTAGCTGACATTGGAGTAATGACTGCAATAGAAGAGGTCAGTGAAGGAAAAAAAGAAAAGGAAGTAGCTGCTAAGGTTGAGTACATCATGAAGATGGAAGGGGCTGAAAAAGCCGCCTTTGATACTATAATAGCAAGTGGCTATCGCTCTGCCCTTCCACATGGGACTGCAAGTGACAAACGGATTACAAAAGGAGATCTTGTTGTTATGGATCTTGGAGCCTTTTATCGGCATTACAATTCTGACATAACGAGAACTATTGTAGTTGGTTCTCCAAATGAAAAACAAAAAGAAATTTATGAAATAGTCCTCGAAGCTCAGAAAAAGGCCGTAGACTCTGCTAAGCCTGGAATAACGACCAAAGAACTTGACAGCATTGCAAGAGATATAATATCAGAATACGGTTATGGTGATAAATTTATACACTCCCTTGGCCATGGGCTTGGTCTTCAAGTGCACGAATGGCCTAGAGTTTCTCAACACGACGAAACTGTTCTAAAAGAGGGCATGGTAATCACCATAGAGCCTGGAATATATATTCCAAAGTTTGGCGGAGTTAGAATTGAAGATACTGTAGTTATCACAAAAAACGGTGCAAAAAGACTGACAAAGACTGAGAGAGAGCTTATTTAG
- a CDS encoding tRNA (N(6)-L-threonylcarbamoyladenosine(37)-C(2))-methylthiotransferase has translation MRVYLETYGCTRNKADAEMIEALLLRANHEIVDLDSAEYAIVNTCAVKDPTEKHMVKRIKELLDGGKKVIVTGCLPHINLHAIDGRVSGILGVKSLDRIVEAIEIAERGGKLVSVEGWKDRNIDKLELPRVWKSGVVFVVPISEGCLNACTYCATRFARGVLRSYKPELVVRWVKEAINRGYKEIQLSSEDTGCYGFDIGTNLAELLDEITAIEGNFRVRVGMMNPNNVIKILDELIEVYKNEKIYKFLHLPIQSGDNEILRKMGRTYTVEEFEEIVREFRKHIDNLNLNTDIIVGFPGESEEAFQNTVRLIEKIKPDKINVSRFSQRPGTLAAKMQGQIVGWRVKERSRYLHRLRLAISYEINKKYVGKEILVLTHNEGKKGGIEGRTMNYKDIILPEAPVGEFIKVKVTKATSTYLLGEIIR, from the coding sequence ATGAGGGTTTATTTAGAGACCTACGGTTGCACAAGGAATAAAGCAGATGCTGAAATGATAGAGGCTCTACTCCTTAGAGCCAATCATGAAATAGTTGATTTGGATAGTGCAGAGTATGCTATTGTAAACACATGTGCTGTTAAAGATCCAACGGAAAAGCACATGGTTAAAAGAATCAAAGAGCTTCTTGACGGTGGAAAGAAAGTTATAGTGACAGGGTGTTTACCCCACATTAACCTGCATGCGATAGATGGTAGGGTTTCTGGAATTCTCGGAGTTAAAAGTTTGGATAGAATTGTTGAGGCAATAGAGATCGCAGAAAGGGGAGGAAAGCTCGTTAGTGTTGAGGGATGGAAAGATCGGAACATTGACAAACTTGAACTTCCGAGAGTCTGGAAGAGTGGAGTTGTTTTTGTAGTTCCTATAAGTGAGGGGTGTTTGAATGCTTGCACTTACTGTGCAACTCGTTTTGCACGGGGTGTTTTGAGAAGTTATAAGCCAGAGCTCGTAGTAAGGTGGGTAAAAGAGGCAATAAATAGGGGGTACAAAGAGATACAACTCTCAAGTGAAGACACTGGATGCTATGGGTTTGATATAGGCACAAACTTAGCTGAGCTTTTAGACGAAATTACAGCGATAGAGGGGAATTTTAGGGTTAGAGTAGGTATGATGAATCCAAACAATGTGATAAAAATACTTGACGAGCTCATAGAAGTTTATAAAAATGAAAAGATCTACAAATTTCTTCATCTTCCGATTCAAAGTGGGGATAATGAAATTTTGAGGAAAATGGGAAGAACCTACACTGTAGAAGAGTTCGAGGAGATAGTTAGGGAATTCAGGAAGCATATAGATAATCTTAACTTAAACACTGATATAATTGTAGGGTTTCCGGGCGAGAGCGAAGAGGCTTTTCAAAACACAGTGAGGCTTATTGAGAAGATAAAGCCTGATAAGATAAACGTCTCGCGCTTCTCACAAAGACCTGGCACTTTGGCTGCTAAGATGCAAGGCCAGATTGTGGGATGGAGAGTAAAAGAGCGATCCAGATATCTCCATAGGCTTAGGTTAGCTATAAGCTACGAAATAAACAAAAAGTACGTTGGTAAGGAGATTCTAGTCTTAACACATAACGAAGGGAAGAAGGGTGGAATAGAAGGAAGAACAATGAACTATAAGGATATTATTCTTCCCGAAGCTCCAGTTGGAGAATTCATAAAAGTGAAAGTTACAAAAGCTACCTCTACATATCTATTAGGGGAGATAATAAGGTAA
- a CDS encoding DUF835 domain-containing protein: protein MYGNKVLQIAYLWSVTVAAGTLGVLVYTYLRHRIKVLRIWAISWMFFILMQLSFYGGNKEGVAVCYSFFSGALLYGVLLYFREHTDVRNSLKLEIIGIVPPLFTIYLLVLKHLGISEELLSNEAPYVVLSGVFFLFSGLVFLAMKREWRRNAFYLGILLMVFGLFVITYPLRISSETPLVWISIGSVLSVVIAFFMITLVTSKEFLFFEKQVGVKVTLEPGGHLITSDEYQALKEELKEFPVLAFVRSLNIPESWKAYFLSTEERKNSIYPTNLAYMAQLASEYFKEAERKGLRGVVVIDCPEYLLMYNGFESIAKFLASLKDFAMSYGGVLLIVVDESAWNAHQLAILKRVLE from the coding sequence ATGTATGGGAACAAAGTACTTCAAATTGCATATCTGTGGAGTGTGACAGTTGCAGCAGGCACATTAGGTGTTCTTGTATATACCTACCTAAGACACCGGATTAAGGTTCTTAGAATCTGGGCGATTTCATGGATGTTTTTCATCTTGATGCAGCTCTCTTTTTATGGAGGAAACAAAGAGGGTGTAGCGGTGTGTTATTCATTTTTCTCTGGAGCATTATTGTATGGTGTTTTGTTATATTTTAGAGAGCATACTGATGTGAGAAATTCTTTAAAGCTTGAGATAATTGGAATTGTTCCTCCCCTGTTTACTATATATCTTCTCGTTTTGAAACATCTAGGGATTTCAGAGGAATTGCTTTCCAATGAGGCTCCATATGTTGTTCTTTCTGGCGTCTTTTTCTTATTTTCTGGGCTTGTTTTTTTGGCTATGAAACGGGAGTGGAGAAGGAACGCGTTTTATCTTGGCATCCTTCTAATGGTCTTTGGTTTGTTTGTCATTACATACCCCTTGAGGATCTCAAGTGAAACTCCATTGGTCTGGATTTCTATTGGAAGTGTGTTATCAGTAGTAATCGCATTCTTTATGATCACGTTGGTTACATCAAAAGAGTTTTTATTTTTTGAAAAGCAAGTAGGAGTTAAAGTTACTTTGGAACCTGGAGGCCATTTAATAACTTCAGATGAGTACCAAGCTCTTAAAGAGGAACTCAAGGAATTTCCCGTCCTTGCATTTGTTAGAAGCTTAAATATTCCGGAATCTTGGAAGGCCTACTTTCTGAGCACAGAAGAGAGAAAAAATTCGATTTATCCGACAAATCTAGCCTATATGGCCCAATTAGCCAGTGAATACTTTAAAGAGGCAGAAAGGAAGGGTTTAAGAGGAGTTGTGGTGATTGATTGTCCTGAATATCTTCTTATGTACAATGGGTTTGAATCTATCGCAAAATTTTTGGCTTCTTTGAAAGATTTTGCCATGAGCTATGGAGGAGTGTTGCTTATAGTGGTTGATGAGAGTGCTTGGAATGCACACCAACTTGCAATATTAAAACGAGTGTTGGAATGA
- a CDS encoding DEAD/DEAH box helicase, with amino-acid sequence MSFEKLGLSENSLNAVKRKGFVKPTDIQREVIPRLLSGNKDIIGQSQTGTGKTAAFALPLIDLIDEEIRNVQAIVITPTRELAIQVADEINSLKGRKKIRVFPVYGGQPIGPQIRNLRRGVHIVVGTPGRVIDHIKRGTLFLSNVDYFILDEADRMLDMGFIEDIENILRHTSKEKRVLMFSATIPREILGLARRYLKNYEVIKIQDKSLAPELVEQGYFEVRPNKKFSLLCRILDSREFYGIVFCQTKKETRELTSRLVARGYNAEALNGDIPQRGRERILERFRRRRTRILVATDVAARGIDVKDLTHVINYSVPQNPEAYVHRIGRTGREGKKGKAITFVAPWESPKLRDIERVARVKIKEMTHPTGHGRRKRDIPRVS; translated from the coding sequence ATGAGTTTTGAAAAATTAGGACTTTCAGAAAACAGTTTAAATGCTGTAAAAAGAAAGGGCTTTGTGAAGCCCACCGATATTCAAAGAGAAGTAATTCCGAGACTTTTGAGTGGAAATAAAGATATAATTGGGCAGTCCCAAACTGGGACTGGCAAAACAGCTGCATTTGCTCTTCCGCTTATAGATCTTATTGACGAAGAGATAAGAAATGTTCAGGCGATAGTGATAACACCTACTAGAGAACTTGCAATCCAGGTTGCGGATGAGATAAACTCCTTAAAAGGTAGGAAGAAGATAAGAGTGTTCCCCGTCTATGGAGGTCAACCAATTGGTCCTCAGATCCGAAACTTAAGGAGGGGCGTACATATAGTGGTTGGCACTCCAGGGAGGGTGATTGATCATATAAAGCGAGGCACATTATTCTTGAGTAATGTTGATTATTTTATCCTAGATGAAGCAGATAGGATGTTGGATATGGGTTTCATAGAAGATATTGAAAACATTTTGAGGCACACAAGCAAGGAAAAGAGAGTTTTGATGTTCTCTGCTACAATTCCAAGAGAGATACTTGGTTTAGCGAGGAGGTATTTAAAAAACTATGAAGTTATCAAGATTCAGGACAAGAGTTTAGCTCCGGAGTTAGTTGAGCAGGGATACTTTGAAGTGCGCCCAAATAAGAAATTTAGTCTTTTGTGTAGGATTTTGGATAGTAGGGAATTTTATGGGATAGTGTTCTGTCAAACGAAGAAAGAAACAAGAGAATTGACATCAAGACTTGTAGCGAGGGGGTACAACGCAGAGGCTTTGAATGGTGATATCCCACAAAGAGGAAGAGAAAGGATCTTGGAACGTTTTAGAAGAAGACGAACAAGGATACTTGTTGCTACTGATGTTGCAGCAAGGGGAATAGACGTTAAGGATTTAACTCATGTGATAAACTACTCAGTCCCGCAAAATCCGGAGGCTTATGTTCATAGAATTGGAAGGACTGGCAGAGAAGGCAAAAAGGGAAAAGCAATAACATTTGTTGCCCCATGGGAGTCTCCAAAACTAAGGGACATAGAAAGAGTAGCTAGAGTAAAAATTAAAGAAATGACACATCCAACTGGGCATGGAAGGAGAAAAAGGGACATTCCAAGGGTGTCATGA
- a CDS encoding metallophosphoesterase: MKKVWVLILIGVIILASGCTQSPTTTQTIPTETTTPESQTTSSSIETITSTTSTTTTTPSETQTTITTTTTTGAEKLGIDFSSYKTGEILQNWTSLFSQKIIYVSEGYEELAKYYFPNAEIKSKDEFDSGIAILSPSDARELLRGKPILTTPRDYFGYVLYKVGTKFVGGEMGTIIAYKEDGKDRLIFTGNDVSGIGAALAFAKELSEGRKLNPSYVLRRGEFEGIIVKVIGDNDWDGIKDDDEYWIVKEIFVKEPFVYTWRIVNGENVTVSGGFIRLVNGSTVYIRALGFNVSVKVIGTNHAQITYIIENINPELVEYPKNGETGESWIKLTTNESFSLIPKDVNNFTFLAFGDHRPGSGTKQPEVFFKIRDLMNQEEGAFIIDSGDLVYSGKVEEWAELLKVWNFNKPVFVAPGNHEYQGEGINIYHKFFGPTEYSFVLGNYYFIFANNVERNYQLTSAQWNWLEKELEKAKSLGKRPVIIMHAPPIDPRPEGGHTMNPTHAKKLLELMKAYNAFGVFGHIHIYWYGEKDGVELIITGGGGAPLYAKPEEGGFYHYIKITAGDALTVEPVKVE; this comes from the coding sequence ATGAAAAAAGTATGGGTCCTCATTCTGATAGGAGTTATAATTCTCGCAAGCGGCTGTACCCAATCCCCAACTACTACTCAAACTATTCCCACTGAAACGACCACTCCGGAGAGCCAAACAACCTCATCTTCAATAGAAACTATTACTTCTACCACTAGCACAACCACCACAACTCCATCTGAGACCCAAACTACAATTACGACCACTACAACTACCGGAGCAGAAAAGCTTGGCATTGACTTTAGTTCCTATAAAACTGGAGAGATTCTACAAAATTGGACAAGCCTTTTTAGTCAAAAAATAATTTATGTAAGTGAAGGATACGAAGAACTAGCCAAGTATTATTTTCCCAATGCTGAGATAAAGAGTAAAGACGAATTTGACAGTGGTATAGCGATTTTATCTCCATCCGATGCTAGAGAGCTTTTGAGAGGAAAACCAATCCTTACAACACCAAGAGATTACTTTGGATATGTTCTCTACAAAGTAGGGACTAAGTTCGTTGGAGGAGAAATGGGAACAATAATAGCATATAAAGAAGATGGCAAAGACAGACTCATCTTCACAGGTAACGATGTTTCAGGTATTGGTGCTGCTTTAGCATTCGCCAAGGAGTTAAGTGAGGGAAGAAAACTAAATCCTAGTTATGTACTTAGAAGAGGAGAGTTTGAGGGAATAATTGTAAAAGTAATAGGAGATAACGACTGGGATGGAATCAAAGACGATGATGAATACTGGATTGTAAAGGAAATTTTCGTAAAAGAACCATTTGTCTACACTTGGAGAATAGTCAATGGAGAAAACGTGACCGTTAGTGGGGGCTTTATAAGATTAGTAAATGGATCTACAGTATATATAAGAGCATTGGGCTTTAATGTGAGTGTTAAAGTAATTGGTACAAATCATGCCCAGATCACATATATTATTGAGAATATCAATCCAGAGCTTGTTGAATACCCGAAAAATGGGGAAACTGGGGAGAGTTGGATAAAACTAACTACGAACGAAAGCTTCTCTCTCATACCAAAAGACGTGAATAACTTTACTTTTCTAGCTTTTGGGGATCACAGGCCAGGAAGTGGTACAAAACAACCGGAAGTTTTTTTCAAAATAAGAGATCTCATGAACCAAGAAGAGGGAGCCTTCATAATTGATAGCGGTGATTTAGTGTACTCTGGAAAAGTAGAGGAGTGGGCCGAGTTATTAAAAGTCTGGAATTTTAACAAACCCGTATTTGTTGCTCCAGGCAATCATGAATACCAAGGGGAAGGAATAAACATATACCACAAGTTCTTTGGGCCTACAGAGTACTCGTTTGTATTAGGCAACTATTATTTCATCTTTGCTAATAACGTTGAGAGAAATTATCAGCTTACCTCTGCTCAATGGAATTGGTTAGAAAAAGAACTTGAAAAGGCAAAAAGCCTTGGCAAGAGACCAGTTATTATAATGCACGCTCCTCCAATAGATCCCAGACCTGAGGGAGGCCACACTATGAACCCCACCCACGCAAAGAAACTCTTGGAGCTAATGAAAGCATATAATGCATTTGGGGTATTTGGTCATATCCACATTTACTGGTATGGAGAAAAAGACGGTGTAGAGCTCATAATAACCGGTGGAGGAGGAGCACCGCTTTATGCAAAACCTGAAGAAGGAGGTTTCTACCATTACATAAAAATAACTGCTGGAGATGCCTTAACTGTAGAGCCTGTGAAGGTAGAGTGA